From Capsicum annuum cultivar UCD-10X-F1 unplaced genomic scaffold, UCD10Xv1.1 ctg5284, whole genome shotgun sequence:
actgcagaagtttaattaatgactcggcaatgccattttgagtgtgaacatgagcTACAtgatgttccactcttatccaATCGGTAagaaatagtcattaaatgcttgggatgaaaattctgcagcattatcaaggaGAATAGACTTAATCTGATTACCAGGAAACTGTATccgtaatcatattatttgtgccaataattttacaaatgccaagttgcgagatgacaacAGGCACACATGACaccatctagaagaagcatctattaggaccataaagtatctaaacgacccattaggtgggtgaatgggtccacaaatatccccatgtatgTGTTCCAAGAACGCAGAGGCCTCAATCCcaaattttgatgatgatgaccTCACAATTAGCTTGACTTGATAACAAGaattacatgaaaattcatcatttgaaagaaccttcaagttctttaatggatgcccatttgaatttttataattcaTCTCATCATTATAGATCCAGGATATCCCAGACGATCATtccaaagtacgaaagtattgaaATTAGTAAACTTCTGGTTTACTATAGAgtgtgcctcaattgcacaaatctttgtccaatacaggctAGAAAATAAAGCAGAAaacttttctataacacatgtatgcccagagacattcttggtgataccaagatattcaagatttatCTCATCAATTGtgttgatatgataaccattttcacggatatcttatgatgagtttagttcccttgggtAAGATTATTATGGTTTttccgaagccttcaatcaaattagcactaccagaaattgtagtaacattaatcttgcccatgtttaAATGTGAGAAATAATTCTTgtctttgaatattgtatgtgtagtgccagaatcaatcaaacaaatatctttacAATTGAAcaacttactttgaaaattatccatgTCTTCCAATAAAatgatatacatcaaataaaatatatttattaaatcttTGTACAAAGTGAAAACTTATACTATAAGAAATTGTTAATCACCCTTTACTAagcaattaaataaaatatgttcaaactcaaaatctcacCATTTTCAAATCCCTTGTGCTCTTAATATTTTActggagagagaaaaatatttttcaatagttTTTAGTTGTGCGTGCTTAGCTTAGCTTTTCCAAAAACAATAAGGAAAACACTAGGACCTTTTGTCATAACAATAATCTGTCATGCAAATCAATATAATAATTTAACTATATAATTTAGTACTATTTTTATCTTGGTCAGAACATacaattaatattattatattatatttcataaagAATATAACAATTTAATGATACAATTGAGTAGAACATgcaaataataatattatcattttttattcttcttttcagCAAATAGGCTTGgtgataatatttaaaatattataatggAGATCATATTAAGAAGTCTTTTATCatcgaaataaaataaaatttaattcaattatctaaagaACTACGATAATACCAAAGCAATCAATACTATTTAAAAGATAAAGTAGTACTTACGCAAACAACTATTTTTACACGATCTTTTATTCACTAATAATTATTactatcaaaactaaaaaaaaaaattaaatagaaaaagttCATTCTTCCATATTcacggaaccatcaccaatcaagtgaacAATCTTTCCTTCAAGGTGCTCGAAAAAGTCTACTACATCCAAGCTTGTGATGTCAACATCATTTTTAGAGAGAAAGTTATCCTCgggatttctttcttttttctttggtggtgcttgataaagatcaaccaagtgcttgaTCACTTTATTTATTCTTTTCCCTTTTAAGTTGGCTTATGGAAAACCTAAGAATTACAAACTATAAGATcttaggttaattaacctgatCTTTCTAAAATTAAAGCCAAGCCATCTTGTGCTATCTCCAACAACTACAAAAAATTTACTGATCCTCAATTCGTTGAAGAATGTCACAAAAATCCTGAGCAGCTGCTCTCATGTGAAGAAACATTGGCAGCTTCGTTGTATATGCTAACTCAAACTGCTTTTCAAAGTACCTATATTTCAAAATAGTGAAAGAGAAAGGAAGACAACCATCAACAAAGTGGAAACTGGAAACAAGGCAAACCTACTGAATTATAGTCACCAAAAGGTGCACCTAGGCTACAAGTTAAAGAAGTAATTCCTTCAGAGAAAATCAGTAAATGCCACCAGAAAGAGGGTTAGGGCATTCGGGGAGGGGTGGGAGGATTGAGCAAATTTTCAAGACACAGCTCCGCCACTTGCTTTTGCTTGggatgtgtgtgtgtgagagagagttgTAAATTGTGAAGGAAGAACTCATAGGATTGAGTGATTTAAAGGAAATACATACTTCTTTTGAATATCAGATGGGTAAAAGTGAAGTCTATCATAGTCCAATCCACATTCACCAATTGCAACCaccatatttgaaataaattttgtCATCAGCAAAGCAAgtaaataaagataaaagtataattatCTTTAGACACCTAGGCGATATAGTCACAATTAAAATAGCTCCAAACTTGCTAGCCAATACATAAAAGATTCATGCAGAAGTGTATATTCACGAGTGATACCTTACAACCCAAAGATGACACAAAACAGCCTCCAAGAACCTCACAAAACACACTACAAACCGAGAGCTCAAGGGACCAAGTCTTGGCCAAGAATGACAACACAACAATGAGAAGAAAACAAGGTGTTTGGACACCAAATCAGCCAACAACCCAAACTAAGTGaacaacaataagatgaacaatGAAGAACAATGACAATGCTTTAATAAGAACAACAACCCACGGCTTACAACACAagacacaaactactacaagatgacAATAAACGAAAGGATAGATAGCTAGAcaaaggtggtgtaaatcctaagaaccaaagagtatattaaactctaagacccctaacacctccacacacaatcacctaactcttacgacGACACAAGAGCAgagtccaccactcaagcaccaacgtttctcacaaacaagcaatcacaagggattccacccttgaatgctatcctagttacaagtttcggttTTGTGCCTCAAGAAGAGAGGACTTGGTGTTTCAAAAGTTCAAGCCTTACAATAATAATCAACCAACCCTCAAAAGACCTATCttgttcaatttatattacataacaaataagacttaaaatgacaaagGTGCCCCTTTAATGAAAAGGCTTCAAAGGCCGCCTCTCTAGTGTAGCAAATGGGCGGCTTTGGGTGTGTCTTTGGTCCATCTCACGTCTCAACATTGACATTCCTTAGACGACCCTTGGCAGCACTTGCATACATGTTGAGCTTCGTAGtcacacttgtatcatcctctccatcttgaggaatttgccctcaaattcaagcaatcatcaccgGTAAGCTCTACTCTTGGCATCATCTCTTTATTGCTCTTCTATAGGTTAGGACGTTCAACCAAGAGTCCCATGAGATCATCAAGCATGCTCCATGGACTTACATGTTCTtcaacctgcacataagaagaatggATGCTAGGCAAAGTGCTAGCATCTTGGTTAGCAATAAAGGGCCTTTGTGGGCAAATCCCACAACCTTGACTCTCGGCTCCTCCTCTTCTTCACCTTCCTCACTCTCGATTTCCTCTTCTAAACCATTACTAAGCATGACCTTCCTTGCCATATACAATGGCACTTCAATCTCACCTTCACACGGCCAACAAATATCTACCTCATCACCATCACTAGGCTTCTCGGGTTCTACcctctctccatcttgagattgatCATCAATCTCCTTCGGTTCAAGTCCCACCTCCTCCCCAAGAAAGTACAATTtcccctcccttaggatcatattTCTTCTATATAGACATTCATTAGCCttgtgtccccaaccttggcatttAAAGCATTTAAAGCCCTTAGGATCAGAAGAAGAATGCGGTTTACCTTCACTTCTCAGAGGGTACCTTTGGTGAGCCTTGTGCCAACCCGAGGATGATTGCCAAGTTTAGCACCCGCATTTTCTTGTAATTCCCTCTCAACTTCCAAGGCGGCTTGGAAGATTGCATCGACGGTGTCGAACTTGTGGAGGGTCAACCGTGAAGCAATGTCCCTATTCAACCCCACCTTGAATCGAACAATGTCGTGACTCACTTGTTCCCCTcgatgatcaagtttcaaaatgagttgttggaactcatcATGTTAAGCCACGACGCTCTTGttcccttgcctcaagttatacaaccTAGCAAGGAGCTCTTGATGGTAACTCTCGGGCAagtacctttgtctcatgaggtACCTTAACCGAAACCAAGGAGCGGGTTGCCCCTCAATCAAAACATTGTGAAACCGCTTCACATATTCCCACCACGTAGTAGCATAACCTTCAAAGTGCGGAATCGCATAGCAACTCTTTTTCTCCTCAGTAAGGTCATTAACTTGgaagattttctcccaagaggaCTCCCAAGCTAGAAACTCTTCCgaatcactctcacctttgaaggTTGGAAACCCCATCTTGATGGTAATGATGCCTAACTCACGGTATTGGGTCCCATGTTGGTTCCAATGACCAACTCTCCCCTCTCGGCCATTAACTTCCCTCGACTCACCTTGTCTATCAACCTCCCTCGGATCACCTTGTCTAGCCCTCATCTCCtcttccctcaagtaaacatcatcataagcTCTATAACCCCCATGTGGTTCCTCTCTACCATATCCCTCAACATGGTTTGGTTGATTTGGGTTAAGTGGATTCGGGTTGGGTGGAAAGTAAGGCCTTTGGTCTAATGGAGTTTGGATTGCAAGGTAAGGCCTTTGGTTAAGTAGAGGGCTCGAGTTTGGTggcatttgggttccaagtctTTCTTGTTGAACTTGGTGAAATAGAGGGTGGCTTGGTCTATCATGATCTCGGTGTTGGGAGTAGGGGTTGGTTTGGTTTGTGGCAATTGGTGGATATAACATTTGGTGCATGGCCTCGGGAGTACTAGTTGGTGAAATATTCTAAGGGGTAGAGGGTCGACTTCTTTGGCTTTCCATTCTCTCCATTCTCCCACCCATAACGGACACTTCACCTTTCATAGATACCTAAGtagctcggactctccaaaaatgttgtcgcacccatgtcggatcctttagaaatacactatttttggaggatctgacacgcacccgtagacattttttaagagtccgagcaacttagatagATACAACATCCGAGTCTAGTTTCTCAATACCCACGGACATCTTAGCCATGTCTCGGACATAGCTTCAAGGTGAGCCAAAAAAATACTAGTAGCATTGTGTTCCCCCGTGGGTTGAAAGTGTGAGGTCTCAAAGTTCCATTGcaccaaaaacagtccacaatgtCTCACACAACACACCAATAAAGGTTCAAGCCTTTGAACTACAAGCAACAACACCACACAAACGTCAACAAGAAAACTAAACAAGTTTACAAGACAAAAACACACATTGTTGTTGAAGAGAATTTGTTCCAAGACTTTGATGTTCAATACTACACCTTTGAGGAAGATATTTCGGCTATGGTATAGGCTTACAAGACTTGAGACTCTCTTTTTAAGAGTCAAAAAGCTTTCCACCAACTTTCTACCAATTTGCACTCTTTTGGCAAGACAACTTTTTGGGGTAGTCTTGTCTCCTTCCTCTTTTGTCTAAGTTTGAGAAATGTCTTACTTTTTTTTGGTAACTTGCTTTTTGGAgggctttttttatttttctactttggTGTTTGTCTTGGAAatgttttcaagacaaacacaaagcCTTATCTTTCTATTCTCTTCaaagatcaaacaacaacttctCCAACTCAACACAATaacacaagatgaacaccaacaacaacaacaagaaaccgCCCACTTAAACACCACAACACAACTCGAATCTTGCTCAAGAACTTAGGTTGTAGGCTCAACAAGTGTTGAGGAGAAAGagaaccaacactagaaacaaactaaGACAACAAAACACACTcaaatctagacacaaatctcAGTCAAACACAACAACACTCAGCCAAGAACAATACTCGCTTTCTTTTTCAACtcacaagcccaagattgattttgttggaacaaaatcaatgatggctctgataccaaatgataccttACAACCCAAGGATGACACAAAACAGCCCCCAAGAACGTCACAAAACACACTACAAACCGAGAGCTCAAGGGACCAAGTCTTGACCAAGAATGACAACACAACAATGAGAAGAAAACAAGGTGCTTGGACACCAAATCAGCCAACAATCCAAACTAAGTGaacaacaataagatgaacaatAAAGAACAATGACTATGCTTTAATAAGAACAACACCCCACGGCTTACAACACAAGACAcaacaaactactacaagatgacAATAAACGAAAGGATAGATAGCTAGAcaaaggtggtgtaaatcctaagaaccaaagagtatattaaactctaagacccctaacacctccacacacaatcacctaactcttacgacGACACAAGAGCGgagtccaccactcaagcaccaacgtttctcacaaacaagcaatcacaagggattccacccttgaatgctatcctagttacaagtttggGTTTTGTGCCACAAGAAGAGAGGACTTGGTGTTTCAAAAGTTCAAGTCTTACAGTAATAATCAACCAACCCTCAAAAGACCTATCttgttcaatttatattacataacaaataagacttaaaatgacaaagGTGCCCCTTTAATGAAAAGGCTTCAAAGGCCGCCTCTCTAGTGTAGCAAATGGGCAAATGGGTGGCTTTGGGTGTGTCTTTGGTCCACCTCACGTCTCAACATTGACAGTCCTTGGATGATCCTTGGCAGCACTTGCACACACATTGAGCTTTGTAGTCACACTTGTATCAACGAGAGAAAAGGAATGAAACACATGATGGGTGACTTGAGCTATATCAGCAGAAAGCATTACAAATGTGAATTTTATGAACAAATCTGTCATTAAAAACTACTTACAGCCTCCAGTGTTTGTTCGACACGTTCCCTAATACATGTTAGGAAGTTAGCCcagaaagttgatctccaaaTGTGCTAGGCTCTTAAGAACTTGTCTAATTCTTAAAATCTTCTAAGCTCTTTTTGCGGCAAAACCTTTTTTCTATTGTGATTTGCATGACACCTCAAAGCAGTTAAAGGACAAGCTTAAATTGCTCAAAAGTTCTTAAAAAAGGGCAAATGATTCAGTATTATTTTGGTTATACTAGTGTCATTATAGGAACAAATCCTTATCGAAAAAGTTTGGAGCAATTGAAACACAAGACCAGTTAACTCAGGAGCTTGAACTGCTCAGGGTTCACATGTTAAGAAGTATAATATTAAAGCTTGTCAAAATATGCTAATTGAACAGGGCATTTACTAATGTGTAAGTTCAATGACTCCATAACCTTATATACAGAAAACTATTCgtacttttcctttttcttttccctcTTTAGTCAATGTCAAAAGATCCTGCAAATGCTTTTCCGGATCCCCACTGCCTTCAAATTCCTGATTGAGCACAGAAGAAGAAAATGACAAAGCATCCAACATATATGAACAGGTAGATATTTTCAGTAGGTTATTACAAAACATCAAGAGTGAAGCCCACTTTGCATCTTGTTGGGTGCACACCCACAGTACAGAAAAGTGTTGCTGCAAAAAAAGAGTTACTTCTCATGGTTAGGCATGCCAATACATTTGAGAAGCCAACTCGCTGGAAAACAATCTCATTATTCAGAGTAAATTAGCTAATTAAGGACATATGCTAACCACCTGTTTCAGCAATGGCAAGAGCTTCCTTTGATTCTTCAAGAGAGCCACCAGTCACCTGGAAGAAAAAACTAACCAAATTATAATCTTCACAAGAACAAGTGAAAGGCAAGTTCGTAGAATGGTTGTAAGACCATAATAAATGTTATATGGgagtgatttatttatttttttaagaattattATATGGGAGTGAATGCTGAGCCTCCAAGTTCCAACATATCCACAAGATGAGtgttgagaaaataaaaatgttgaTATCGATATGCGATCATGCAAGATTAGATGATCACATTATGTAGAACAGTAGAAGGTATAGGTAGAACACATTGAGGATAAAATGAGAAAAGGTCACTTGAGATAGTTTAGTCTTGTCCTACGTCAACCTCCAGAAACAGAAGGTAATTATACCTGAGAGACCTACAATAGAATATTCCTTCTTTTAGTACACTTTTAAGTGGTGAATCGTTTGGGTTTCAACACATCAGAATTGTTAGTCAAATACAGTAAATAATACATAGACAGACACTCAATCTTGAACTCAGCTGGTGAGTTAACACTCCAACTTTGAGTATGCACGTCTCGATACCTAACCTCGTTTCCACTGTGTCAATTGAACACGCCAACATACAAAATAATCATCTGGACACCTTCAAAATCTATGTGCCATGTCCGCATTGGAGATATCCACAAGACACAGTGAAAACAAGTTGGATTGTTTGGTTGCCAACTGAGACCAAGTTGAGACGCTCAGATTTGTACTCTCAACTCGTCTCCACTATGTCGGTTACAAAAATGGAATAATGCCACTAGGCCAGAAGAATAAGAAACGACCCACATACTAAATAATACTACTAGGCCCTACCTCTAACCCCTTAGTTCTATCATATTTAGAAGTCCCGGTCGTTAGGTTATTTACCTTGTATACCACTTTGGGGAGAACACCCCATATGCATGTGGTATCCCAAAACAAGAGAGAAGAAAGTCTATGCTGAGATGACTCTCTATAAAAGACGCCCAATTTAGGTGCATAGGGTTCCTACCAGAGTTTGGTATTTTGAATCTTTAACATTACAGTAACAAGACGTTGCATAGCAAAAAGAAATGAGATGTAACATAGCATAAAGATTGAAAGAGAAACAGATGAAAGCCACTAGTACATATATCCTGACTCATGAAGAGAGCGGAAAATTAGGAAGCAAGCAAGATCTGCAAGGGTGGCCGAGCTCATCCCACAGGGCTTGCTTAGTGCGTTTTACTTTTCTTGTGTGGGTGCGGGCTATTGGACTGGACTAGGGTACCTCATGCACACCTAAAGGATTTTGTCGTGGGTTCCCTTGTCAACAAAAAAAATCACGAAGCAAGAACGTGGACGCACAGGCACAACACAAGTTTAGCCATGCCATATACAGGGAAGAGATGGTAGCTGGTCTATAATGTAAACTGGATAATAATGCTAGCACTGTTCCACCATCAACGTGTCAAAACCTAAGGACAAGAAATGATCTATAGGAGTCTGCAgcaatcattttgaaaaagataatgaaaattttgaggtGCTAAACTTGGAGCTTTCATTTTTTACTAGACTCTGCACGGTTGCAGCAAATAGTACAGTTACACAAGATCGGACCACCAAGTTAGAAACTAGGAAAAAGATTTCAAAGCCAACAAGGAAACTGCAAAACTACTGTAAATGTACTTAATGAAAGTGCCAGGCCCAACACAAGCCTGCAGGAAATAAAGATAGATATTTGAAAAGATAATAACGACAAAAGGATACCTGCAGAAGGATGTAATTGTAACCAAAGCTTGCTGTAACATCTCAAGACATGTAGTTGTACGAAAATTCTGATGCTAGAGACACCTGCGTGGAAGAAAAGGGTTTAAGAAAAGCAAGTCACAAATCCAGTTGTTAAGATACTAATAAATCTTAAAACCTTTTCAGAAATTCTCTGAACATAACTCACTGCAACCATTCCAGCACTAGCAATTTGCCCTGCAGCAACCTGCAGATAAACTTAACAAACACTGAATAATGTCAAAACCTTAAAAACAGAAAACCTAGAAAGATGAAAGACACCATGAAAAATACAACTACAAGTAGTTAATGCTGGTGAAATCGGcataagaaaatataatagaTATGTTCTCTTTGGGAGGGTTTATACTCAGAAACATGAATATTTTGATCTTCCTCGTCGACAATATCATTGGAATTACTAGGGCCCGTTGGGCCATGacaattttttcacttttctGGAAACAAAATTCACTATATGccaaatacaactccaagttgatgtttggccatgagaatttcaaatacaacttggagttgtatttggaaaagtgagaaacaagaaaaagttgttttcacttttttccatcttccttctctcacaaaaattcaaaacaaagtgGTTTTTGAAAAGGTCTTTAAACGACTCTTCATCTCCAGTTCCGAAAGGTTTAACGAATGGCTTTTTTCTCTGCCCACCACGCATGAAAAGACAGACTATATAGGGCCGCCCGCCCTGGTTCAAATACCATTTTATCCTACCTCGTTCACCGCCCCAGAGTTTAACCACCAAGTTCGGAATGGATTGGTGTGGTTCCTCTACGCCTAGGACACCAGAATATCGAACCATGAACAAAGAAAGGCATGAGAGAAAAGCATATTGGCTAGTGATTGTGAGGCCCCAATTCTTGACTGGAGGGGACACACCAAAGGCCTCTGCCCTTCTATCCCTTGGATAGATAGAGCGCGAATGGATATTCCACCGGTTCACACCAATGAAATAGAGCCTCCAAGGCTTATCCCACTCACCGTATCGGACCAAACTAGTCGGTCTCGGGGGGGCGCAGAGTAATACATCTCATGATGCCCTTATTGGAGAGCGCTTTGATTTAATTCGCGCAGTTAGATTAGAGATCCTGGGCCTACCTGATAATGTTAGGGGATTTTTGATTGGCGGGAGACTATATGGCTCTCAATATGCCGCAGAAAAAGTTCTATCCGTTAAGAGTACCTGAAAAATTTGTACTCCGATATCGATGAATTCCAAAACACTATTTCAGACTCTCCCCGATATGGAACAACTCCAATTATATTTATGGACaaatacaactccaactccaatttcaactccaactccaacttcaaaaattttagttttcatggccaaacgccaATTAAGACAAAACAATATAACATAAACACTTTTGCATCTGGAAGATCTGCAATTCATACAACAGAGGAAGGAGAATAATGACAATGGCCTTGATGTTATAGCTTCTGAAAAAGACATCCTCGGAAATTACAACAAAAGCTACCCATACAATATTGACCCTCAATCAAGACATCTTTAATACGAACCACAAGGAATCCACGACTGACCAATAGGTGTGATATCGAATTCCAAGTTACACAAGATCAGACCAccaaattagaaacta
This genomic window contains:
- the LOC107873609 gene encoding deoxyribonuclease TATDN1, translated to MSRDVTTSFGCDYILQQVAAGQIASAGMVAVSYVQRISEKVTGGSLEESKEALAIAETGATLFCTVGVHPTRCKEFEGSGDPEKHLQDLLTLTKEGKEKGKVVAIGECGLDYDRLHFYPSDIQKKYFEKQFELAYTTKLPMFLHMRAAAQDFCDILQRIEDQ